The proteins below come from a single Saccharophagus degradans 2-40 genomic window:
- the mutL gene encoding DNA mismatch repair endonuclease MutL, which produces MPEIKKLSPRLANQIAAGEVVERPASVIKELVENSVDAGAKQLDVEIENGGVKLMRVRDNGCGIGKNDLPLALSRHATSKIYHLDDLEAVGTLGFRGEALASISSVARLKLTSNDGQQDTAWCAQAEGRDMEAELSPAAHPQGTTVEVRDLFFNTPARRKFLRTEKTEYSRIEDILKRIALSRFELGFSLKNNGKVVHNWRPANSLAEQERRVAQICGPAFMENAVHVDINRTGLRLWGWVALPTFSRSQADLQHFYVNGRAIKDRLVAHAVKQAYQDVLYHGRHPAYVLYLELDPANVDVNVHPTKHEVRFRDGRLVHDFLFSSLHKALADVRPSAEQPVTYQQPSIASLSQQQPVQSALGLAGTSNAASNGAGSYHSSSTANYSTAYSPANVGNVSEQITQYANLTSPTGSPSNLQYTNSSQTPVNNLQEDNAEIPPLGYAIAQLKGIYILAENANGLIVVDMHAAHERITYERLKQQFDHEQLASQPLLVPLSMAVSEKEAALAEESASLFARLGFTVETAGPETILIRQVPVILNRATVEDLVRDVLADVIEYGTSSRIEHNINEILSTMACHGSVRANRKLTIPEMNSLLRDMEATERSGQCNHGRPTWSQMTLAQLDKLFMRGQ; this is translated from the coding sequence ATGCCTGAAATTAAAAAGCTTAGCCCGCGATTGGCTAACCAAATTGCCGCTGGTGAAGTGGTAGAGCGCCCTGCATCTGTTATTAAAGAACTGGTAGAAAACAGTGTGGATGCCGGTGCAAAACAGCTGGATGTAGAAATCGAAAACGGTGGCGTAAAGTTAATGCGCGTGCGCGATAATGGGTGCGGCATAGGTAAGAACGACTTGCCCTTAGCTCTTAGCCGTCACGCTACCAGCAAAATTTATCACTTAGATGATTTAGAAGCCGTTGGCACTTTGGGGTTTCGCGGTGAGGCGTTGGCCAGTATCAGTTCTGTTGCACGGTTGAAATTAACCAGCAACGACGGCCAGCAAGATACTGCTTGGTGTGCGCAGGCCGAGGGGCGCGATATGGAGGCGGAACTCTCGCCTGCAGCTCATCCGCAGGGCACCACCGTAGAAGTGCGCGATTTATTTTTTAATACCCCTGCGCGCCGTAAATTTCTACGCACAGAAAAAACAGAATATTCACGTATAGAAGATATTTTAAAACGCATTGCGCTATCGCGTTTTGAGTTGGGCTTTAGCTTAAAAAATAACGGCAAGGTTGTGCACAACTGGCGCCCAGCAAATAGCTTGGCCGAGCAAGAGCGTCGCGTTGCGCAAATTTGTGGCCCTGCGTTTATGGAAAACGCCGTGCATGTAGATATTAATCGCACCGGTTTGCGTTTGTGGGGGTGGGTGGCGTTACCTACTTTTTCACGCAGTCAGGCAGATTTACAGCACTTTTATGTTAATGGTCGGGCGATTAAAGACAGACTAGTGGCGCACGCGGTTAAACAGGCCTATCAAGATGTGTTGTATCACGGCCGTCACCCCGCTTATGTGCTGTATTTAGAGCTAGACCCAGCCAATGTGGATGTGAATGTTCACCCCACTAAGCACGAAGTAAGGTTTCGCGACGGCCGCTTAGTGCACGACTTTTTGTTTAGCAGCCTGCACAAAGCGCTTGCGGATGTTCGCCCCTCGGCAGAGCAGCCTGTTACTTATCAGCAGCCTTCTATTGCCTCTTTATCGCAACAGCAGCCAGTGCAGTCCGCATTGGGCTTGGCGGGCACCAGTAACGCTGCATCGAATGGCGCGGGTAGTTACCATTCAAGTTCGACAGCTAATTACTCAACGGCGTACTCGCCTGCTAATGTGGGTAATGTAAGCGAGCAAATTACTCAATACGCAAACTTAACCTCGCCAACGGGGTCACCTTCAAACCTGCAGTACACCAATTCGTCGCAAACTCCGGTGAACAATTTGCAGGAAGATAACGCCGAAATACCACCGCTAGGCTACGCAATAGCCCAGTTAAAGGGTATTTATATTTTGGCCGAAAATGCCAACGGCTTGATAGTGGTGGATATGCACGCGGCGCACGAACGCATTACCTACGAGCGATTAAAGCAGCAATTCGACCACGAACAACTGGCCTCTCAGCCGCTGTTAGTACCACTGTCTATGGCCGTTAGCGAAAAAGAAGCTGCCCTGGCTGAAGAGAGCGCGAGCTTATTTGCTCGTTTAGGGTTTACGGTAGAAACGGCGGGGCCAGAAACCATTTTAATTCGACAGGTGCCGGTAATTCTAAACCGCGCAACAGTCGAAGATTTAGTGCGCGATGTGCTTGCCGATGTAATCGAGTACGGTACCAGCAGTCGGATTGAGCACAATATTAACGAAATTTTATCGACAATGGCCTGTCACGGCTCAGTGCGCGCCAATCGCAAATTAACTATCCCCGAGATGAACTCTCTATTGCGCGATATGGAAGCCACAGAGCGCAGTGGGCAATGTAACCACGGTAGGCCAACTTGGTCGCAAATGACATTAGCGCAGCTAGATAAACTCTTTATGCGGGGGCAGTAA
- a CDS encoding N-acetylmuramoyl-L-alanine amidase, producing the protein MLVSQWLMAADVKGVRVWRAPDNTRLVFDLTGPVEHKIFTLDSPARLVIDIENAKFAANTDGLDFSGSPIGKMRYGKRNQTDLRVVLDLQTEVKPRSFALLALADKPDRLVIDLYDEGTATVKTVQTVAKAPESKRDIVIAIDAGHGGEDPGALGPKRVREKDVVLKIAQELARLIDSEPGYKAQMVRTGDYYIPLRARRNKAREIRADLFISIHADAFKNPKAKGASVFALSRRGATSETARFLASKENEADLIGGVGDVSLDDKDEMLVGVLVDLSMNATLANSLNVGDRVLKQMGAITKLHKHQVEQAGFAVLKSPDVPSILVETGFISNPDEARALSTDSHRKKLATAIFNGVKSYFYDVPPADSYVAWKKHGGKGSGGSAATVEHIIARGDTLSSIAKRYRTTVAQLLEANGLNNTNIKVGQKLTIPTS; encoded by the coding sequence ATGCTTGTTAGCCAATGGTTAATGGCGGCAGACGTTAAGGGTGTACGTGTTTGGCGCGCACCAGATAACACACGTTTGGTGTTCGATTTAACTGGGCCTGTTGAGCATAAAATATTTACCTTGGATTCCCCCGCAAGACTAGTTATTGATATAGAAAACGCCAAGTTCGCAGCCAATACCGACGGCCTAGACTTTAGCGGCTCGCCTATTGGCAAAATGCGCTATGGCAAACGCAACCAAACCGATTTACGCGTTGTACTCGATTTACAAACAGAGGTAAAACCACGAAGTTTTGCACTGTTAGCGCTTGCCGACAAGCCAGATAGATTGGTAATAGATTTATACGATGAAGGTACTGCTACCGTAAAAACAGTCCAAACCGTTGCCAAAGCACCGGAAAGCAAGCGCGATATCGTCATTGCCATTGATGCTGGCCACGGCGGTGAAGACCCTGGCGCACTGGGGCCAAAGCGTGTTCGCGAAAAAGATGTAGTACTTAAAATTGCACAAGAGTTAGCGCGGCTCATAGATAGCGAACCCGGGTACAAGGCGCAAATGGTGCGAACAGGTGATTACTACATTCCACTGCGTGCGCGCCGCAATAAAGCCCGAGAAATACGCGCAGATTTATTTATTTCTATTCATGCCGATGCATTTAAAAACCCCAAAGCGAAAGGCGCGTCAGTATTTGCTCTATCTCGTCGCGGGGCTACCAGTGAGACAGCTCGTTTTCTTGCGTCAAAAGAAAATGAAGCGGATTTAATTGGCGGTGTGGGCGATGTGAGCCTCGATGATAAAGATGAAATGTTAGTGGGTGTGTTGGTGGATTTATCCATGAATGCAACTCTTGCTAACAGTTTGAACGTGGGTGATCGCGTGCTTAAACAAATGGGCGCAATTACCAAGCTTCACAAGCACCAAGTCGAGCAGGCGGGTTTTGCTGTTTTGAAATCGCCAGATGTACCATCTATTCTGGTAGAAACAGGGTTTATATCAAACCCCGACGAAGCGCGAGCGTTAAGCACCGATAGCCACCGCAAAAAATTGGCCACAGCAATTTTTAACGGTGTTAAAAGTTATTTTTACGATGTGCCACCGGCCGATTCTTACGTGGCTTGGAAAAAGCACGGCGGCAAAGGTTCTGGTGGCAGTGCTGCCACGGTTGAGCACATAATCGCTAGAGGTGATACCCTCTCATCTATTGCCAAGCGCTACCGCACAACCGTGGCGCAGCTTTTAGAAGCTAATGGCTTAAACAATACAAACATCAAAGTTGGCCAAAAGCTAACCATTCCTACAAGTTAA
- the tsaE gene encoding tRNA (adenosine(37)-N6)-threonylcarbamoyltransferase complex ATPase subunit type 1 TsaE → MVQALVEKEIYLVNEEATVALGAALGKMIPAGAVIFLDGTLGAGKTTFCRGVLHSFDYSGPVKSPTYTLVEPYELAQRTIYHFDLYRLGDPEELEYMGIRDYFSAEAICLIEWFEKGEGVLPQADILVKVVPSGEGRSATLCGLTTNGMNWVDNINE, encoded by the coding sequence GTGGTGCAGGCGTTAGTCGAAAAAGAAATTTACCTGGTAAACGAAGAGGCAACCGTAGCGCTAGGTGCTGCGCTGGGGAAGATGATTCCCGCAGGAGCAGTCATATTTTTAGATGGCACCCTTGGCGCGGGCAAAACCACTTTTTGCCGCGGAGTGCTGCATAGTTTTGATTATTCAGGTCCGGTTAAAAGCCCTACCTATACATTGGTCGAGCCATATGAATTAGCCCAGCGCACCATTTACCATTTCGATTTGTACCGGCTTGGCGACCCTGAAGAGCTAGAATATATGGGGATTCGCGATTACTTTAGTGCAGAAGCAATTTGTTTAATCGAATGGTTTGAAAAGGGCGAAGGTGTTTTGCCTCAAGCGGATATTCTGGTTAAGGTAGTGCCCAGTGGGGAGGGCCGTAGCGCTACACTTTGTGGGCTAACAACAAATGGCATGAATTGGGTGGATAACATAAATGAATAA
- a CDS encoding bifunctional ADP-dependent NAD(P)H-hydrate dehydratase/NAD(P)H-hydrate epimerase yields MTAPELPTSLYTSEQVKQLDALAIEQANIAGIVLMKRAGRAAFELLLEQWPQVESVVVLCGAGNNGGDGYVIAALAAQKKLNVHAVAIADPAGLSGDALKAYNYAQQEGVTVIAGSELNTVQIDASTVIVDSLFGTGLSREVEGDYSRAIAWANNSAAPVLGVDLPSGLCGNTGKVWGDAIKCAATITFIGVKRGLLTGRGPAFTGDVYFDDLGVPASIYDAIKPEVTRTSRLALMPSLPEREADAHKGQFGYVLVVGGDVGMGGAAAMAGEAAARTGAGLTGIATQPIHVAPILARCPELMVIGVASGQAIEPVLAKPTVVVLGPGLGRDSWSEQMLQQATLTDLPLVMDADALNLLAEGRVVRKTQRDNWVLTPHPGEAARLLDCSVAEIQADRFAAARAIQTKYGGVVVLKGAGTIIAGADQLVVANVGNPGMATGGMGDVLSGVIGALIAQGLTLFEAAQLGVCAHGDAADLAVQEAGVRGVMATDLIPFIRELLN; encoded by the coding sequence ATGACCGCACCAGAACTTCCCACCAGTTTGTACACCAGTGAACAAGTCAAACAGTTAGATGCCCTCGCCATTGAGCAAGCAAATATTGCCGGTATTGTACTTATGAAGCGCGCCGGTCGCGCAGCATTTGAATTACTGCTAGAACAATGGCCCCAAGTAGAGTCTGTAGTAGTGCTATGTGGTGCCGGTAATAATGGTGGCGATGGCTATGTTATTGCGGCTTTGGCTGCGCAGAAAAAACTGAATGTACACGCTGTGGCGATAGCAGACCCTGCTGGCCTAAGCGGTGACGCACTTAAGGCGTACAACTACGCCCAGCAGGAAGGCGTAACGGTTATAGCCGGTTCTGAGTTAAATACGGTTCAAATTGATGCTAGTACGGTAATAGTTGACTCGCTGTTTGGCACTGGCTTATCGCGCGAAGTAGAGGGCGATTATAGTCGTGCAATAGCTTGGGCAAATAATTCCGCAGCCCCAGTATTAGGGGTAGATTTGCCTTCTGGCTTGTGTGGCAATACCGGAAAAGTGTGGGGCGACGCAATAAAGTGTGCGGCGACTATTACATTTATTGGTGTAAAACGCGGTTTGTTAACCGGCCGAGGCCCAGCCTTTACCGGTGATGTGTATTTTGATGACCTAGGTGTACCCGCTTCCATATATGACGCCATTAAACCCGAGGTTACACGCACATCGCGCTTGGCGCTTATGCCAAGCTTGCCAGAGCGCGAAGCCGACGCTCATAAAGGGCAGTTTGGCTATGTGTTAGTAGTAGGTGGTGATGTGGGTATGGGTGGCGCTGCCGCTATGGCAGGCGAAGCTGCTGCGCGCACGGGGGCAGGGTTAACGGGTATTGCTACCCAGCCCATTCATGTTGCGCCTATTCTCGCCCGTTGCCCAGAGCTTATGGTAATAGGTGTGGCGTCAGGCCAGGCTATCGAGCCTGTATTGGCTAAACCAACGGTTGTTGTATTGGGCCCAGGCCTTGGGCGTGACTCGTGGTCGGAGCAAATGCTGCAGCAAGCAACACTTACAGACTTACCCTTGGTAATGGATGCCGACGCATTGAATTTGTTGGCAGAAGGGCGCGTAGTGCGAAAAACGCAACGCGATAACTGGGTGCTAACGCCGCACCCAGGAGAGGCGGCGCGCCTACTAGACTGCTCTGTGGCAGAAATTCAAGCCGATAGGTTTGCCGCAGCCCGCGCTATTCAAACTAAATATGGCGGTGTAGTCGTTTTGAAAGGCGCTGGAACCATTATTGCCGGTGCGGATCAATTAGTGGTGGCGAATGTTGGCAACCCAGGAATGGCAACCGGTGGCATGGGCGACGTACTTAGTGGCGTGATTGGCGCCTTGATTGCGCAGGGTTTAACCTTATTTGAAGCTGCTCAGTTGGGCGTGTGCGCCCACGGTGATGCCGCCGATTTGGCCGTGCAAGAAGCGGGTGTGCGTGGTGTAATGGCGACCGATTTAATTCCATTTATTAGGGAGTTGTTAAACTAG
- the queG gene encoding tRNA epoxyqueuosine(34) reductase QueG gives MNQPLHTLAQLIKEWSRELGFQQAGITDTDLSNQEDRFRAWLAAGYQGSMEWMAEHADLRLDPEKLHPGACRIISVRLDYLPPDTNQIKILKSADTAYVSRYALGRDYHKLIRKRLATLAKKIEAWAVENQIDVPLSQRPFVDSAPVMERPLAEKAGLGWTGKHTLIINRHAGSYFFLGELFTNLPLPVETQTAENLCGDCTACLKVCPTDAFPTPYTLDAKRCISYLTIENKGPIPEEFREPIGNRVFGCDDCQAICPWNKYATPTDEKDFHPRHGLEAAKLNTLFSWDEATFLKNTEGSAIRRIGFEKWQRNLAVGIGNGPSSPETIDILKQKLHTSTPLVAEHIHWAIKQLQNPDRKRKRKIKAQA, from the coding sequence ATGAACCAGCCACTCCATACACTCGCGCAGCTGATAAAAGAGTGGAGTCGTGAACTTGGCTTCCAGCAGGCAGGCATTACCGATACGGACCTATCTAATCAAGAAGATCGTTTTCGTGCGTGGCTCGCAGCGGGGTATCAGGGTTCGATGGAATGGATGGCGGAGCACGCCGATTTGCGTTTAGACCCAGAAAAACTGCACCCGGGTGCCTGTCGAATTATATCGGTGCGCTTAGATTACCTGCCCCCCGATACCAACCAAATTAAAATTCTTAAATCTGCAGATACTGCGTACGTATCGCGCTATGCACTGGGCCGCGACTACCACAAGCTTATTCGCAAGCGCCTCGCAACTCTGGCAAAAAAAATTGAAGCGTGGGCGGTCGAAAACCAAATAGATGTACCTCTAAGCCAGCGCCCATTTGTAGATAGCGCCCCAGTAATGGAGCGACCACTCGCAGAAAAAGCCGGCCTAGGTTGGACAGGCAAGCACACTCTTATCATTAACCGTCACGCGGGCAGCTACTTCTTCTTGGGGGAGCTATTTACCAACCTGCCTCTACCCGTGGAAACACAAACCGCAGAAAATCTGTGTGGCGACTGCACAGCATGCTTAAAGGTATGCCCAACAGATGCCTTTCCAACCCCTTACACGCTCGACGCTAAACGCTGTATTTCTTACCTTACCATTGAGAACAAAGGCCCCATTCCAGAAGAGTTTCGCGAGCCCATAGGCAACCGAGTATTTGGCTGTGACGACTGCCAAGCCATTTGCCCGTGGAATAAATACGCCACCCCCACGGACGAGAAAGACTTTCACCCGCGCCACGGGCTAGAAGCGGCGAAACTTAACACGCTGTTTAGCTGGGACGAGGCAACCTTTCTAAAAAATACTGAAGGCTCGGCCATTCGTAGAATTGGCTTTGAAAAATGGCAACGCAATTTAGCGGTAGGCATAGGCAACGGCCCTAGCTCTCCCGAAACCATTGATATACTTAAACAAAAGCTTCACACCAGCACCCCGCTTGTAGCCGAGCATATCCACTGGGCGATAAAGCAACTGCAAAACCCAGATCGCAAACGCAAGCGCAAAATCAAAGCACAAGCTTAG
- a CDS encoding glycoside hydrolase family 3 C-terminal domain-containing protein: MNLKHLFLVALALNIAACNVKEPAATNDNHISYQAAREARLAKVEAEVERLLPLLTLEEKASLVHANSKFSIASIERLGIHEMWMSDGPHGVRYQIERHGWAPAGWTDDNSTYLPPLTTVAASWNPEIAALHGDVLGAEARHRRKDVILGPGVNLARLPLYGRNFEYMGEDPFLASRLAVAEIKAIQENDVAACIKHFALNNQELNRTGVNAKPDERTLREVYLPAFEAAVKEAGVHTIMGAYNEFRGTNANQSKHLVMDILKGEWGYKGVLLTDWNVDINTYDAAVNGLDIEMGTNVDSYDDYMLAQPMIDMIKAGSIPESVLDDKVRRILRVQLSIGMMDKYRLSGERNTAKHHEAARKIASEGIVLLKNENILPLNKNKIKNVLVLGPNADKVHGLGGGSSEVPALYEITPLQGLKQKLGDNVNITVMRARYDGVLMPIASDYVTSRHWTGTPAWNMVRYSDAARTQAIGDSAIVDSAYSSPAGTTKEYVTMTATIKPLKSGEHTLKTSVMGDFELKINGKTTVKHSSTSGDVVTQKIALNGGETYSFEILYSGNKNFTLGWDAPGDLFTAEKEYIAAAKKADVVFYFGGLTHGDDREAIDRPHMKLPNHQDPVISKVLAANPNTVVFLIAGSAVEMPWADKAKAIVWGWYGGMEAGNAYADMLFGDTNPSGKMPITLPKALEDTAPIALNDYNPVESLYTEGVFIGYRWFEKQNIEPLFPFGHGLSYTQFKYNNIKLSSANIKGDQTVTVSATITNTGKVAGAEVVQLYLHDEQASVERPAKELKGFQKVFLKPGESKAVNITLNKRALSFWDENSNDWLAETGKFNVLLGASVSDIRLQTSFQYQQ, encoded by the coding sequence ATGAACCTTAAACACCTCTTTCTGGTTGCTTTGGCGCTAAATATTGCTGCGTGCAATGTAAAAGAGCCCGCGGCGACAAATGATAACCACATTAGCTACCAAGCCGCTCGCGAAGCGCGCTTGGCAAAAGTTGAAGCCGAAGTTGAACGCCTGCTGCCACTATTAACACTAGAAGAAAAAGCCTCTTTGGTTCATGCGAACAGCAAATTCTCTATCGCCTCTATCGAGCGGCTAGGCATTCACGAAATGTGGATGTCTGATGGCCCCCACGGCGTGCGCTATCAAATCGAACGCCACGGCTGGGCACCAGCAGGCTGGACAGATGACAACTCCACTTACTTACCACCGCTTACTACCGTAGCCGCCAGCTGGAACCCCGAAATAGCTGCCCTTCACGGCGATGTACTCGGCGCAGAAGCTCGCCACCGCCGTAAAGATGTAATATTAGGCCCAGGCGTAAACTTAGCTCGCCTGCCACTTTATGGTCGTAACTTTGAATATATGGGTGAAGACCCCTTCTTGGCATCACGTCTTGCTGTGGCAGAAATTAAAGCCATTCAAGAAAATGACGTGGCCGCCTGTATCAAACATTTCGCGCTTAACAATCAAGAGCTGAATCGCACCGGCGTAAACGCCAAACCCGATGAACGCACATTACGCGAAGTGTATTTACCCGCCTTCGAAGCCGCCGTTAAAGAAGCGGGCGTGCACACCATAATGGGGGCCTACAATGAATTTCGCGGTACCAACGCCAACCAAAGCAAACATTTAGTAATGGATATTCTAAAAGGCGAATGGGGCTACAAAGGCGTGTTACTCACAGACTGGAACGTAGATATCAACACTTACGATGCCGCTGTTAACGGCCTCGATATCGAAATGGGTACAAATGTAGATAGCTACGACGACTACATGCTTGCCCAACCAATGATCGACATGATTAAAGCGGGCAGCATTCCAGAGTCAGTACTTGATGATAAAGTTCGTCGCATACTGCGCGTGCAACTCAGCATAGGCATGATGGACAAATACCGCTTATCTGGTGAGCGCAATACTGCCAAGCATCACGAAGCTGCACGCAAAATTGCATCTGAAGGTATTGTGCTACTAAAAAATGAAAACATTCTGCCGCTAAATAAAAACAAAATTAAAAACGTATTGGTGCTTGGCCCCAACGCAGACAAAGTGCACGGTTTAGGCGGTGGCTCGTCAGAAGTGCCAGCACTTTATGAAATAACCCCGTTACAAGGGTTAAAACAGAAGCTGGGAGATAATGTAAACATTACCGTTATGCGCGCACGCTATGACGGTGTGTTAATGCCTATCGCCAGTGATTATGTTACTTCTCGTCACTGGACCGGCACACCTGCATGGAACATGGTGCGTTACTCGGATGCTGCGCGCACCCAAGCTATTGGCGACTCCGCCATTGTTGATTCGGCTTATTCTTCGCCTGCAGGCACGACTAAAGAATACGTCACCATGACCGCCACAATTAAACCGTTAAAATCGGGCGAGCACACACTCAAAACATCGGTGATGGGCGATTTCGAATTAAAAATTAACGGTAAAACCACAGTAAAACATAGCAGCACTAGCGGCGATGTAGTAACCCAAAAAATCGCCCTCAACGGCGGTGAAACATACAGCTTCGAAATTTTATACAGCGGCAATAAAAACTTTACCTTGGGCTGGGATGCACCGGGAGATTTATTTACCGCAGAAAAAGAATACATAGCCGCCGCGAAAAAAGCGGATGTAGTGTTTTACTTTGGCGGCCTAACCCACGGCGACGACCGCGAAGCAATTGACCGCCCTCACATGAAGCTGCCTAACCATCAAGACCCAGTTATTAGCAAAGTATTAGCTGCAAACCCGAACACGGTTGTATTTTTAATTGCAGGCTCTGCTGTAGAAATGCCGTGGGCCGATAAAGCTAAAGCTATTGTGTGGGGCTGGTATGGCGGTATGGAGGCCGGTAACGCCTACGCCGATATGCTATTTGGCGATACCAACCCCAGCGGCAAAATGCCAATAACTTTACCAAAGGCACTGGAAGATACTGCTCCAATCGCACTGAATGATTACAACCCTGTTGAATCACTCTACACCGAGGGCGTGTTTATTGGTTACCGCTGGTTCGAAAAACAAAACATCGAGCCGCTATTCCCGTTCGGTCATGGTTTGTCTTATACCCAGTTTAAGTACAACAATATAAAGCTCTCTAGCGCGAACATTAAAGGCGACCAAACCGTCACCGTAAGCGCAACCATTACCAATACTGGCAAAGTGGCCGGCGCTGAAGTTGTACAACTGTATTTGCATGACGAGCAAGCAAGCGTAGAACGCCCAGCAAAAGAACTTAAAGGTTTCCAAAAAGTGTTTTTAAAGCCGGGTGAAAGCAAAGCGGTAAATATTACGCTTAATAAACGCGCCCTTTCATTTTGGGATGAAAACAGCAACGACTGGCTTGCAGAAACAGGTAAATTTAATGTGCTATTGGGCGCATCAGTAAGCGATATACGCTTACAAACTAGCTTCCAATACCAGCAGTAA
- a CDS encoding MFS transporter, translating into MRNYWQFLQQGWPLLVFGFLAVFFGNFGQSFFISWYGAAIQADLNLSASTYGAAYSFATLVSGSALMFVGGWIDKWSLRRFASTVALGLFVGCLTLAFTHNIVLLVIGFFLVRLFGQGLFPHTGITTMARSFDKNRGKALSIATMGVPVGEVILPILAVLFIAKFGWQMSWAAFALLIPVVFIPCMLFVVRRAHQLGLQVDSEIKAQSLEASVKDQPATQAVGRKQVLRDYRFWLALPVMLSGPFVVTGVFIHQGFILAQKQWSPEWFAACFIFYGVVHGLGSMGVGFLIDRFSATRLLPFKALPIVFALLLLAFANGPWVAWAMLGLLGVSIGCGGPIGAALWAEVYGTEKLGAIRSMTSSFAVWSTAVSPILFGVLIDNGMSIQALMSGVAVYVSAATLMGYMAYRVKK; encoded by the coding sequence GTGCGTAATTATTGGCAGTTCTTACAGCAGGGCTGGCCCTTGCTCGTTTTTGGTTTTCTCGCCGTTTTCTTTGGCAATTTTGGCCAATCTTTTTTTATTAGTTGGTACGGCGCTGCAATTCAGGCGGATCTTAACTTAAGTGCATCAACCTACGGTGCAGCTTATTCCTTTGCAACCTTGGTGTCGGGTTCGGCATTAATGTTTGTAGGCGGCTGGATTGATAAATGGTCGCTGCGGCGATTTGCCAGTACCGTGGCTTTGGGGCTTTTTGTTGGCTGTTTAACGCTCGCGTTTACGCACAATATTGTTTTGTTGGTGATTGGTTTTTTTCTTGTGCGTTTATTCGGACAGGGTTTGTTCCCCCATACGGGTATAACCACAATGGCGCGCAGCTTCGATAAAAACCGAGGTAAGGCGCTAAGTATTGCAACAATGGGTGTGCCTGTGGGCGAGGTAATACTGCCTATTTTAGCAGTGTTGTTTATAGCTAAATTCGGTTGGCAAATGAGCTGGGCGGCATTCGCGTTACTTATTCCCGTTGTGTTTATTCCTTGTATGCTGTTTGTTGTGCGCCGGGCACACCAGCTTGGTTTGCAGGTAGACTCAGAGATAAAAGCGCAAAGTTTAGAAGCGAGCGTAAAAGACCAACCAGCTACCCAAGCTGTGGGGCGCAAGCAGGTACTAAGGGATTATCGTTTTTGGTTGGCTTTGCCGGTAATGCTCTCTGGTCCATTTGTGGTAACTGGGGTGTTTATTCATCAAGGTTTTATTCTTGCACAAAAACAGTGGAGCCCCGAATGGTTTGCCGCGTGCTTTATTTTTTATGGTGTTGTGCACGGTTTAGGTTCAATGGGGGTGGGCTTTTTAATTGATCGCTTTAGCGCAACTCGATTACTGCCATTCAAAGCGCTGCCAATTGTATTCGCCTTGCTGTTACTTGCTTTCGCTAATGGGCCTTGGGTGGCTTGGGCAATGCTTGGTTTACTTGGCGTTTCAATTGGTTGCGGTGGCCCAATAGGTGCCGCTTTGTGGGCCGAGGTTTACGGCACCGAGAAGCTAGGCGCAATTCGTTCTATGACGAGTTCGTTCGCAGTTTGGTCTACAGCGGTTAGTCCTATTTTATTTGGCGTGTTAATTGATAACGGTATGAGTATTCAGGCGCTTATGTCTGGTGTGGCGGTTTATGTGTCTGCCGCAACGCTTATGGGGTATATGGCCTATCGCGTAAAAAAGTAA
- the orn gene encoding oligoribonuclease has product MTISDNNLIWIDLEMTGLVPDRDVIIEIATIVTDAQLNVLAEGPMLAIAQPKAVMDGMDEWNTNQHGKSGLTERVLNSAVSTAMAEQQTIEFLQQWVPAGKSPICGNSIGQDRRFLARYMPRLEAYFHYRNLDVSTLKELAVRWKPEVLNGFTKKGAHLALDDIKDSIAELKHYREHFIKL; this is encoded by the coding sequence ATGACAATCAGCGATAACAACCTAATTTGGATTGATTTAGAAATGACCGGTCTGGTACCCGACCGCGATGTAATCATAGAAATTGCCACCATAGTGACCGACGCGCAGTTAAATGTGCTCGCAGAAGGCCCAATGCTAGCCATAGCGCAGCCCAAAGCGGTGATGGATGGTATGGATGAATGGAATACCAATCAGCACGGTAAATCGGGTTTAACAGAGCGCGTTTTAAATAGCGCTGTTAGCACCGCGATGGCCGAGCAACAAACTATCGAGTTTTTGCAGCAGTGGGTGCCAGCAGGTAAATCGCCCATTTGCGGTAACTCGATAGGTCAAGATAGACGCTTTTTAGCGCGTTATATGCCGCGTTTAGAGGCGTATTTTCACTACCGCAATTTAGATGTAAGTACACTTAAAGAGTTAGCTGTACGCTGGAAGCCCGAAGTGTTGAACGGCTTTACAAAAAAAGGCGCACACTTGGCGCTAGACGATATTAAAGACTCTATTGCTGAACTTAAGCACTATCGTGAGCATTTTATTAAGTTGTAA